The Corythoichthys intestinalis isolate RoL2023-P3 chromosome 1, ASM3026506v1, whole genome shotgun sequence genomic interval agtccagacctgaatccaatcgagaatctgtggaaagagctgaagactgctgttcacaaacactctccatccaacctcactgagctcgagctgttttgcaaggaagaatgggcaagaatgtcagtttctcgatgtgcaaaactgatagaaacataccccaagcgacttgcagctgtaattggagcaaaaggtggcgctacaaagtattaacgcaagggggccgaataatatcgcacgccccacttttcagttttttatttgttaaaaaagtttaaattatccaataaatgttgttccacttcacgattgtgtcccacttgttgttgattcttgacaaaaaattttaatttcatatctttatgtttgaagcctgaaatgaggcgaaaggttgcaagattcaagggggccgaatacttttgcaaggcactgtatgtatttgtCCCGTTTTCTTCTTAATCTCAATAGACAACTCTCTTTTTGGCTTCTTCTGGTCTACATACTATTTCAACATACTTACTGATAATGAGTGTTTATGAGGGCAATGAACAGACAATTTCAGTAGGTGACAGATGGAATGATCCATTCAACAAGGCAAAGATTGAGTGTTGCATGCTCGGAAGTCGGTAAGGCAAACATCTCAAGCCACGCACAaacgcgttaattttttatTGTTGCATAAGAAAGCCACaacttttctcattttaaagAGGAAGGGAAGATTATAGTAGCCATGAAAAGGGCTTTACTAGCTAAGGCAATCGCGTCACATCAGTAGAGCTCACTAACTACGGCAAATTGGTGTAATTTCCAGCACGGGGTCAGTTTTTACATATGTAGGAAGACATCTGTGATGATATGCAATATACTGTTTATATGTAGCCTATAGGACACAAGTTGGTCGAACGTGCCAATGATCTTTCCTCCCAACTAGTTCTAGTTCTTtgtaacccccccaccccccataaTTCTTATGAATCACAATGCAAAAGTAGACTGATTGTCATTGATATTCATATCTTTTTGTTATTCTGAGTTATCTCAGTGACAACTTCCTTTCATTAACGTAGGGATTGCAACATTTTTAAGCAAATGTGGAATTTAAAGATGTGCTATACGCTACAATGACAAAATCATGATATGATGGGCAACACAAAAGACTGACATGTCAAAGAAGCAATAATATGTGTTAaacctgtatttaaaaaaaaaaaaaaaaaaaaaaaaaacaatctttaaactatttatttttaaaccatgATATGAGAGTCGGGTGGATTTAAAGGGTGTGTAGTTATTGGTTTGTAATATAAAGTGATTACAGTCTCAGTATTTCTGTAACTGAGGCTCAAACGACCCAATTACAGCATTGTACTACGAAGCAAGCAATCCTTCCCTCTAGTGGCGATTTTGGGGATCACCTTCAAATCTCAGTCTTCAAATTGAGACTAAATCCATAAACAACAGTTTACCATTTAATTTCAACAATGTTAAACGGTTCTAGAAGAGTGTAGTAGTTAACAACCCTACATTACCTCTGAGTGCTATAATTGTTGAGAAACAGTGTacagaattacatttattatGTGCTTATTAATTGTAATTATTACATCTAAAGCCATCAAGTGAGtcaattaattaaaattaatggAAAAACATGCATAGCAAAGtaattgtagggctgcagcttttgattattttagtagtcgattaatttacCAAGTagatagttcgaataatcgagtactcagtttaggaacatttaatgcgttgcagaataaattttaggagatgtaaaacaaaggcttgcttagAAGAGTGcactttttaaataaaggagcattaaatgtgaatacaaaataaaattcccaagtgtttcttcaaactatgcagaattgcacttacatttaaaaataaattaaaatacctgaccttagcctcaaacggtataaaaataaataaataaatgaggatgagtacaacaaacaatggcgtaccgcaagcaacacgtcacttccgctcattaatattcatgacattagctactgttgctaagtagggacaagccaccgtttgtccctaataggaaatgaatggaaatcgtgtacgaaggagatgtttacagagttaaacctaccaattctctccgaaaatgatgtgcctggtgccaaattcactggcaaagatgtggaagaacataaaaatgttcagttaaagagatggctttagtgtcgaaggctgaaaaagacgataaaaacgagccgacgtaagcatagctttagcttttttttatcgacgcgactgacaatgacattctcctgtttcaacaagctatcctttaccctcagccctgtctttcttatatgtcctctggttgtcctacgtctcttaccgttcttgggggtaatttagttagctttgtgtagcgatcgcaaatgctactcagtgacagccaacgaacacttttaattttttcattgataacacatcttaatcctataatttatttacacttcctccttactaaagttgtttttttatatatatataacagaaacggtaacagtggcagtcagataccattgtaattcttttcaggtcattcattgtcagacagaagcagtacggcacaacgttactctaaaaaaataagttaaaaatataaaaatggcttacctctttgtcctctgaaagaccatgccaacccaacataatgtttactgcatatgaaatgtgaatggattcaccgagctggtgttaaaagtccgcgcaagttgattcagtcttcacagtttttcctcccgagtttttggtttccggaaacgtatgaagaaaacatctttcatgtgtcgtaatgtctagagccgtttctacaagttccaaaaaagcaatgcgtgatcggcatgttcgtttttgaaagattaccggagaaaagtagcacaaattacgtcgcgtctatgcgagggcgggtctataatgtcccacttcggctttacttccgctttacgatgcgacatcacggtctaaaaatagcctgcgtgcggtacgccattggctaacttgcatagcaaaagtccgatagcttaaatgctataaaatgcaaacttttttttttttgtacaatgctcttaacaaattgttcaaacacatattcccaccaaaaacagaaaaaaataaacggctaaatatacctacaaacaaaaatacaaatgcataaaaaaaattagctcaaacaaaaacttaccttatgttggttttaataagggagcagctggattcaatgttaaatgagttgtttcatttttaaatttttaaaaatttatttatttaaatacattttttgttttaaaaaaagttacgtcatattcactgttgccaatagagggcagtgtctccacccaaatcaataaaactaaatgcaaacactttcaaaacaaaccgttacaacgccactctagttaaaagaatactcgaagcagcaaaatttgattcaagcttttttctaatcgagttactcgagttaatcgattaattcttGCTGCACTACTGAATTGCAACTTGACGTGATATTTCTTTCTTGGGACAGCAAAAGGAAGCATACATCTTCAAGACCaataaacaggtttgaggtttaACATTTATTCAAAACGAAAATTTTGAGCTGTAAACTTACAGTAACACAATGTTGTGAATGTGTGACAACTGCCCCCCCATATAACCCTGCTGATTAGTCGAGACTgggaaaaataacaatacaatTAAGATTGGAGAGTGACATTTACCCTGCCAAAATTTTCACTTAGTGactcaaataaatcaatttGAAACTAGTTACAGCACTCAAGAACAATCGTATTATTGATTTTTAACAAAATGGTTCACCCCGGCTATATGCATTATTACAAAAAATGACCGCATCGTAAAAGAGCAAGCAGTATGTATAAGAATACATTGCACAAACAGCAAGTACAATAGTTTCAACAACCTAAGCAAATGAATatgctttgaaaaatataaGCCAGATGCCATGAAATCAAACCATATCAATGTAAATTATCTAACAGTCAAACTTCCTCTACCTTCTGGATTTGagtgtatttctagttgttttATTGGCTTTCTGCCTACCACCTTGGTTTACCCTCACGTTTATAGTATTGATCCCGGTCGACCTTCTGTCATGGAGccgttttgttatttccccACTTTTCCGCTATCACGTCTTTTGTTTTGTCTACAATAAACCCTTAAACTCATCCCTCGGTTCTTTGTTGTTTGTTCTGAGGTGAACTTTATTTCCGCGTTTGCTGACCCTGACACACTGGAaacttcccccccccccttacaggGATATTAATCAAacacaaatgtgtgtgtgtgggtggggttGGGCCTAGAATGGATTCCTTGAACATAAATATCCTCCGCAGGTTTGTGTGGAAAGTAAATTTGCTAGCAAGCctcctttttaacacaaagcagTCAAGTTCATTTCCATCTTTAAATCAACCTGTGAACTATGccttatttacaaaaaaaaaaaaaaaaaaaaaaagtgcactacAAAACGCAATGTGAACCTCCTTGCTCTCAATGAgtcttttttactttacttcctAATCATAACCAAGACATCCAAAGCTGATATGAGACAAGAAGCAGCACGAGGGTGTGGTCCCCAAACCCACAACTCTTCTACCGTGCTCCATTCAGTAGACGCTAATGTTCCAGCATTCACAAGTTTGCACAGTCTACTAAGAGGGGTTCCCTGCACACTCCTCCTGAAAAGGGTAGCTGAGCGCGGGAGGGAATCCTTGATTCCGGGGCTGCTCGTCcaacaacaataaatcctcTACGTCCCTCCCTTTGTAGCGTCTTCTGGCGATCTTCACTGTCACTTTTCGACCTTGAAACACTTTCAGGGCCTCCTTGGAAGCCATGGCTCGTGCGGCGGCTTCGTCACGCCCGTAGCCGGTGCCCAAGTAGACAGTCTGGCAACGAATTTCGCACACGTGACCTTCCTTCTGTGTGCGACCCGTGGGGAGGCCCGTGATGTCCTTAAGCGGCACGAAGACGCACGTCAGAGTCTGTTTGCAGGACTCCACGCAGCTACAAAGTATTTCGAAATGGTCCAAGTTGGGCCCGAAGCCCCCCGCCGACACCAACTTCCAAGCCACAGCCTTGTAGAGGCGGTTGAAGAAAGGCTGGTGCTCGGCCGGCGCCTGCAGAGGCGGCCCGGATTTCTGACTCATAGGTCGGTTGGATGTTTTCCCTGCCGGTCGACCGTCGGGCTCATTAGGAGCCAATCTGGCTCTTTTTGCGCAGCTGTCATCGGGAGCTCCTTCGCAAAATGGGCAACAAGAGAGAAACAACATTTAATGAGGCAACAGCTTCAAGTGTGGGCGCGTAAACATGAAAACGCTGCACGAATGGAGAAGATGAAAAGATCCATATGTCCCTTTTCAGAGACGAGTTGCAAAGTACAATACCTGTCTACCATCTCACTTTTTGTAAATAGAATCTTTTTAAATGTAACAGCGAATCGAAGGAGCCAAAGTCAAAGCAAGTTTTGTTCTATTTCACAGTTTGTTGTCTTCTCGAAAATAAGCCCAGTCCATAGCTGTTGAATCATTAAGGGTCAAATTTATAGCTGCCATGGGAGGAAAATGAGGATTAAATTTCCAGAGTATTTTGTTTGCtaaaatttatttcatttgacggagatagatgtccaatcatgtcattcttttcatctttctgctgtgaaattaaatgagtttgtcactagtagacgtccaatccatttgaagtgagagggtgGCAACGATTGAACATTCATtccctgccaaccctcccacttcaaatggacttgGCGTCTAGTGCTATCAATGGCCGCAAATGGGTTAAGTAATACCAATTAATAACCAAACCTCTTGAGTAGAGGTCGACATATATCTCGGGccggtatacagtggtatgaaaaagtttctgaaccttttggaatttctcacatttctgcataaaatcaccattaaatgtgatctgatctttgtcaaaatcacacagatgaaaaaacagtgtctgctttaactaaaaccacccaaacatttataggttttcatatcttaatgaggatagtatgcaaacaatgacagaatggggaaaaataagtaagtgaaccatcacatttaattttttatggccCCCCCTTATGGCAGcaaaaacttcaaccagacgcttcctgtagctgcagatcagtccggcACATCGATCGAGACTaatattggcccattcttctctacaaaactgctgtagttcagtcagattcctgggatgtctggcattaacCACTGTCTTTAAATcatgccacagtatctcaatggggtttaaatcTGGGctctgacttggccactccagaacgtgtattttgttctcctgaaaccattctgaagttgatttacttcagtgtttcattgtcttgttgcagcttccatcctctttttagcttcaactgtctgacagacggcctcaggttttccagtAAAACATCCTGATCAACTTTTGAatacattcttccattaatgattgcaagttgtccagaccctgaggcagcaaaacagccccaaatcatgatgctccccccaccatgcttcacagtggggatgaggtgttgatgttggcgagctgttccatttttcctccacacatgacgttgtgtgttactcccaaacaattcaactttggtttcatcattccacaaaatattttgccaaaaattctgtggagtgtccaaggtcctctttgcgaacattaaatgagcaacaatgttttttttttatttatttttttttttatagaaagcagttgcttcctccgtggagtcctcccatgaacaccattcttagccatagttttacatatagttgatgtgtgcacagagatactggactgtgccagtgatttctgtaagtctttagcagacactctaggtttcttttttacctctctgagtattctgcgctgaactcttgccatcatctttggtggacggccactccttggcagagaagcaacagtgccaaacttttctgactgtcgattcaTGAACATACAGCCTTTTAGAGGTGGTTTTAtattctttcccagctttatacaaatcaacaatccttgattgcaggtcttcagacagctcttttgaccgagccacgattcacatcagacaatgcttctcatcaagaccattcttaccagatgtgtgttttatagtgggcagggcagctttaaaccactcattagtgattaggcacacattcgatttaaattgtttggtaaaaattagtttcaattgctcttcaagtctccttaggcagagggttcacttaccaaTTTGTCCCCCTTCTGTGATTGTTTCCACGCTATcgcatcacatttgatggggatttaatgcagaaatttaAGAAATTACataaggttcacatactttttcataccattgcatggactttttttccaacatcagcCATCAGCatagtaacaaaaaacaaaaaaaaaaaagccgataagaaaaggattttgatcaggcatctgttcGGGCAACTGTGGCTGCCGCTGACAGTGGGACCCCGGAAGGAACCTGCAACAGCTTGCTAGCTGCACTagcgtagcattagcattagcttcagcatggcgagcatccttGTAAACTCtcactctcacttgtttacatcttgTCATGATGTGtcggtgggtttaattatttgaaaataatgtactattcttgttgagtgtgtataatcataaaaagaagtgctgaGTTCGTTGGTTTGGTAGTACTAGACTAACTTAATCGTTGAAGGTttaggtcatcattgtaaatgtGAAACTGCtggagcattttttaaaaataaattaccttCACTAttcttgctttttaaaaaaagtatatcgACCTAAAATATCTTTTTACAAAATCGGCTTTGGATATTGGCAGTcggctgaaattttttttagatatcggaCGCATTCAAAAATCCCATAACGGTTGACCTCTACTCTTGAGGCTGAATTTTTGTTTGTCATACAACTGGCATTTAGTGACAAAATTGTTCCTATTTACATTACCTTGTTCACAAGCAAGGATAGGCAAGATTCACTTAACACACAACTTAATACTAAATTCCACACATTATGTTCATGCTATGTACTGATCAAACTGGACAATAATAGTTACATATAGCAGTAGACACAGATTACTCGATGAAGGTTCAGACAGCATCAGCAAGATAACTTACCCCTTGTGCTATGTACTTGCTTACTGCTGTATTTGTTAGTTTTCCCATATAGAACGGAAGTCAAACCTTTTAAAATTGAGTGACaaaaattcatttaattaattttaacgtttttaattttaacataATAATCAAATGCGATATAGGAGTAAAATTCTGCCTTTCATGCAGTTGCTGGCTTGCTAAAAGttcgggatgtcccgatcgcatattttttgcaccagagtccaGACAAAATCTACTGACAGCGGCACGGGTAGTGGGGTgatgcagcaccccctggtgttggggagaaaaaaaacttttttaaattctttatttgtctgtgttaaagataaataaaacatattgaaacagTTACGCATTTAACTTTGAGGATTAAATATTTAtgctgaaaagtttttttttttgttaataacatggtccccacctgacaccttgcttgctaccaggtcTCGTTGAATAAGGCGttattggaacggaaaagttaactgttgacagaggaggcgttaacatggcgtgaaaacaaattagcaatttttctttgaaaaaaaaagaaataaaagaaagaaaaaaaaaagcgaaatTTTAAAAACTCAATTCGAGGTCGAAAAGGAAGATATTTATGACGATAGTTCTATAATACGCCCGGCACggaaaagttagctgcagatttatACAGCTGAGCTAAACTCCCAGGCAACTCCAAACActaaggcagtacttctcaaacagTGGGGCGGGGGCGGGGCCCCCCCAgcagtggcgcatgtgaccttagggaacatacttttttggcgtactagaataaagtgtaactgcacatccactcagtgggtggcactgCCGCTCTCATTTTTAGCGTgtacgcagtatttttgaaccaaacaagaacacactacaaagagcactggagatatgaaaagctaatacaaggaaatatgacgaagcgtatgtcacatttggctttgacttttagtacaattggtaacgaggaaagaccagtctgtttactttgtctaaaaatgttcacagTGGACAACAGGAATTATTTATTTCAGCGAatatgtgccaaatattgccaacaatcctcccgttttgtcagtgttacatcagtaaccagcgagcactgtcagaatcatataaggtggcacatagacttcataacctaggtaatgaagtctatgggtggcataccaagttgctcagtgcataataaccccacaccatagcaaatgagctgatactgcctgcagcaaaaataaaaactgtccctctatcCTATGACAGTTTTTGTTCTAataattttgggggggttttttcggtctaattgtttggcatattgtcctcatgagttattgttgctaatcaatttgaatttactattatttattgattttattaaattttatttttcagtatcaaacagtcaataaatgtatcttgagtgtatttttatagtatggatgtgttgtttttttttttgttactttttttgttagttgatattactttttttctttaaaagaaCACaaagttatgcagaggtgttcttataataataagaattttatatacaaatgatactacagtatatttacagtggcggcagagagttgggggagcgtggaatttttttgtcatcctgtgtgtgtgtgtgtggggggggggggtcaataacagaaaataaatgagaagcactgcactaaGGCAAGGTGGTGCGGCAGCCATGTAAAGGCCAACTGATGTGCCAGTATGTGGGGTGAGCCAGGCTGGAGCTCACTGGCTTCCTGTGCTCTTTGCCTCTAGCTTCCTGTTTTTGGAATGGTTTGGACAAGCCATGTCATGtggaatcagatttttttttcaaatcagatCCAGGCCGCCTTTGTATGTTGTTTTAATTTGATAGGCAAGTTAGTTAGGTTATCAAAGAAACTGAACGATTCACAGAGGCGAAAAACGGCAATAAGCAAAGGTGTTAGGGACGGATAACATGTCCGTTTTACAAAGAGCTGAGCTCTTGGCAATAAACCAAGCATGTTTGGACTGCTTGTGACATGTTTTGTTATTCTTGTTCTGAACATTTGAGTTGCCTTTGCTCAGCGAATGATGTGACACGTATTTATCTTCTCCGCATGTCTGAAAGTTTAGGTACATCttgtacagaaaataaaaatagaggTCCGAATGTAGCCTAATACTTTCTAGCATCCAGCACACTCAACATCTGCAAATTGTTTTGGAATCAAGTTTGTCAAACCTGATGAGGTACTGCACTTTTCTGTGCGTGTCGTTTTATGAAGAGGAGGGTCTGGGACAACTATTCCTTCACCCATCACCTTGATCTTCTCCATGACTGCCTCAGGATAGCTTAGAAAATGGTGGGAAAGATATTTAGTCGCCTATTTGCAGTCTTGTTTCTCATTGTGCTTTGCTGTAATACCTGCAGCCAAGGAAAACATGATTAGCCCAGACCATGGAGAGGGACAGCAGCCTGTCCAAACTGCTGTTGGAGACTCCAGGTTTCACTGTTGGGTATGCGTCCATGTTTCTTAGGATGAACTCTCTGCGAGCTAACCACTGTTTGTTGTTCTCACAGTAGCCTCTCAAAGTGTCGACCCACTGGGCCACCTCCCGGTTCTGGGCCAGGTACTCCGAAACTAAATCCTCATCCGTCCTCACACCAGCCATGCCTGCGATATAGATATTGCTTAATTATGAATATTAGAACAGACTTCTTTTAAAACTGCCAAATAGAAATATACGTTCTTGTCATCATATACAACGGTTCTGTGAATAATTTGCCATTTTAAGGTTTACAACGTGAATGTATTTGAAAGGACTTGACTCATTTACACTGATAACGTTACACGGTGTAGGCGAGTTGAGTACAATAAGCAGcgcaaataaatgcaaacattttacgGTACCGATACAAATTACACATCTATCAATGTACACATCTAACAAGTATAGGTTTGGTAACATGATAGTTTTTAACTTGTTATTTACCCAGCTTTCTCTGTTGCGAGGAGTTGCTAGTAGCTACTGCATGACCTACTGATGACGTTTTCAGCAAAGAACTACAATTCCCGACGATGCCGGTCTACGCGACAGGTTAAGTAAGTTTGTATTTTCTGGCAATACAATGAAGTAATTAGACACAATTTAAATACAGCGTTATAATGAACGCGATGAATTTCTATCAACTCGACAGAATTAAACGAAGATTAAATGTAGTTGCGACCACGTCCCATCAGTCTTTGGGAAATATGACGTCACAAACTTGCGACGGATCCGGGCGGGAGTTTGTTTTGATGGCTTGCAGACACGCAGATCGGAGTTGCTATTCATTTATGTTTCATTAGCTGGAAGTAAGATGATTCACGAATTGTTGCTGGCATTAAGCGGGTACCCGGGGACCATTTTCACATGCAATAAACGAACGGCTTTGCAGGTAAAGTGGAAAACACCACGGAGAAGAACTAAACTAAATGAGGGTTGCGGTCGTTACATTAGGCAAATGTTTTCCCAATTTCTTGATGATTTATACTAATCGACATTAATT includes:
- the cdkn2aip gene encoding CDKN2A-interacting protein; this encodes MAGVRTDEDLVSEYLAQNREVAQWVDTLRGYCENNKQWLARREFILRNMDAYPTVKPGVSNSSLDRLLSLSMVWANHVFLGCSYPEAVMEKIKVMGEGIVVPDPPLHKTTRTEKCSTSSGAPDDSCAKRARLAPNEPDGRPAGKTSNRPMSQKSGPPLQAPAEHQPFFNRLYKAVAWKLVSAGGFGPNLDHFEILCSCVESCKQTLTCVFVPLKDITGLPTGRTQKEGHVCEIRCQTVYLGTGYGRDEAAARAMASKEALKVFQGRKVTVKIARRRYKGRDVEDLLLLDEQPRNQGFPPALSYPFQEECAGNPS